The sequence GTCATCGTGAGAAACATCAAAAATAGCCACCAATACTCGGCAAGCATCGCAGGTTTGAAACTGCCGAAGTCGCTTTGGGTCGTAAACAATTCGTGCGTCATCCGCTTCTCTGCGAAGCTGTAATACACGACGTCAATCGCATTCACAACCAAAATCGGCATATTGGCCAATACAAGCAGAATGTTGCAGATTTTATAGGTGGACCGTCGTCGATGAATGGCGAGTGGCAACGACAGAAATAACAGAATGATCCCGTTGAAAATCAGAATTGTAGCCAAGTCAAACCGGAATCCTACTGAATAACCGAGCATGATGTCGGTCCAAGTCATCGCGCGCGCTTGATCGGTATTGTAGAGCAAAAATACCGTGCGCAAAATTGTGTTCATAAACAGCAACAAGATCACGACAGTCAACGCATAGCGCACGTTTCCAGGAATTTGGAGCCGAAAACGATAGCTCGGAGTCTTTGTTTCAATGTCTTGACCCGTCATGGACACAACTTAATCACGTGTCAAATTAAGTTTTTTTTCCCATTCGAATGCGCTTTTCTGATTGCCTTGATCTCCAGGCCTGTGGATAAAATATCCCGTTGGTCAAGAAAACCAGCTGCCTTGTCCAAAAGCCACGTTGCGCATTACTCGGGAAAGCCCGTCACGACCACAGTCACAGATTTATCATAAGGCGGCTTCGCCGGATTTTCTTGTCGCCTTCGTTTTGGATGTTGAAAAACAACGAACTATAATCCGAGCTCCAGCACGCGCCCGTCGATTCGCACCCTGCTGGAATGACAGCAAAACGTTTCAAATTGTCCAGAATGGGCTTGGGATTTTTGAGATCCAAAAAATAAATTTCGCAGATTTTGACAGCACCCGGCTTGGCAGGCACCCGGCCTCCCGAAGTACCGTTCAAATCCTCCTGAATCACGAGCATATTCCGAGTTTTGTTGTAGGCAAGATTGTCAGGATTACTCAAAACAATGCTGCGATCCTCCAACGCTTGTCCACCTTCCAAAAACACCGTCATGGTCTCAGTTTTGGGATCATAGCGCAAAATGCGGCCATGCCGATCATCGTAGATTTGCTTCCCGACATGGTACTTTTCCAAGTGCGGCATCACTTTTCCCCCTTGGGCAATGGCAGTGGCCAAACTCACACTGTCCTTGCCGGTTTCGGTGATGAGGAAACTGCCGTCAGGCAATTGCTCAATGTCTTCCATTCGAATGAAAATCGAGGCCCCGCGCTGAAAGGCGTGCCTACGCGCATGCAACAGCGTATCGCGCCCTCGCGGAATCGAAATCCAATGTTTCCCATTGCTGTCAGCTTGCATGCACCATGCATACAGTTGACCACTGTTCAGGTTACGTGCGGTATCGGCGACAAACTTAAAAAACGCTCCCGGAGCCTCGTCATCGCACATATAAAAGGTTTTTTCGTCGGCCATGGCCGCATTGCCTTCGTGCATGAATCGGCCCATCGCATGGCGTTTTCCCAAGACTTCACGCTTGAGTGGATCCACCTCTACCATCCAACCATAGTTCATCCACCTGGGTCTTCCATTGAAATCACTGCTGTCGGGAAGGAGTTTTTTGGTGCTATCGTTGGGATTGCGCACGAAATTGTTGGCAGGCTCTATTTCTTCGGAGGTCAAAATCGTACCCCAAGGCGTCAAAACGCCCAAACAATTGTGCAGCGTTCCCCCCACTGATCCGAAATTGATCGCGTGCGGAAATCCCACAGACTTCCATCCCAGCAAGGAATCGCGAAATACCTCCAACACAGAAGCTCCCCCCCCGTGGCCCATCACGGTATCGGGCAAAATGCTTTCATGGTTCACCCAAAGGATGCCATGTGTTGCCGAACCATTGATGGGAAGGAAAACGATAAAATCATGTTTGCCTTTGGCAGGTGCCATGACGCCTTTCCATTCGACCTTTTCCAAATCCCCTTCGGTATAGAGACGCTCTACCTTGTAATTTCCGCCAGGCAACAGGAATTCTTTTCCTGTAAAGGAGGTATCCACAGGATTGAAAATGAATGAATTGCCGGAAACTTCCTTCTTTTTTCTTCCGCAACCCGTGAGGATGAGCAACAAGGAAAAAAGGAAGAAAACCGCAAAATTTTTGAGATGCATGAAGCTTCCATTCGAGAAAATCGACCTTGGAAACTTCCGGGATGTGGGCGAAAATCCTGTCATACCAAAATCGGGGAATAACGGAAATTTTTCACGGTGTCGACCATGGCAATCACATTTTCGCGTGGTAGATCCGGATAGATGCCGTGGCCAAGGTTGACGATGTGGCGGCCTTGTGGAAAGGCAGCAATCATCTCCAGCGTAGCCTTTTCCACGGATTTGGGGGTTCCGTAGAGTGCAGCAGGATCAAGATTTCCTTGCAAGGTCTTGCCGGGCGCAGCGACGGCAGCCTTTGCGGGGTCGGCCGTCCAATCCAGTCCAATCACTTGACAAGGCATGGCCGCAATCAAATCAATGGAATGAAAGGCATCTTTGGCAAATACGATCACGGGGACTTCGGGAATTGCCCGAACGATCCGATCGATATAGGGCGCGGCAAATTCGGCGTACTGGGCACGGCCGAGCAAACCTGCCCAGGAATCAAAGATTTGAACGATATCAGCGCCCGCGGCGACCTGACCACGCAAATAGGCGATCGTAGCGACGGTAATACGCTCCAGCAAAGCATGCGCAAACACGGGGTCGCGGTAAACCAAACCACGCGGCACTGTAAAACCTTTGGAGCCTCCCCCTTCGGTCATGTAGCAAAAAATCGTCCACGGCGCGCCTGCAAAACCAATCACGGGCACACGACCGGCCAATTCCGCTTTCAGCAGGCGAATCGCATCAAAAGTATGCTTCAAATTGCCGTCCATATCCGCCGCGTGGAGCTTTTTGAGCCCTTCCGTGCTGCGAATGGTTTCCGGGAAATGTGGACCTTCTCCTTTTGCCATCTCGTAATCCAATCCAATGGCTTCCGGAATCACAAGAATGTCACTGAAAATGATCGCCGCATCCACGCCAACCAAATCCACAGGCTGAATCGACACTTCAGCAGCAAATTCCGGATTGGCTATCATGGCTTTGAAGCTTCCGGCTTTTTCGCGGACAGCTCGGTATTCGGAGAGGAACCTTCCAGCCTGCCGCATCAACCAAACGGGTGGCCTTTCTACACTTTCGCCCCGCGCTACCCGCAGAAGCAGATCATTTTTCAGCATCATCCGGCAAAGTTAGCGGTTTTCAATCCAGCGCAAAAGCTGCATTTTTTGCTACTGAACATCGATCCATCGGAACGCCCGATTTCGGCGCATCCTAACCGCAATTCCCCTTTTAAAAAGTATAAATGATGTGTCAAACAACTAAAAACCTCCACCAATACTCGATTTGAACAGCCAAATCCGCATTTGTGGGAAATTCGACGCGAGATTCCCGATTGAGATCAAGATTCTTCCATTTTTTTACTACCTTAGAAACCGATTGTCTAATTCGCCAAATTGTCATCTATGTACGCCCCACGCCAACACCGTCAGGAGAAGAAAAAGCCGTATTCCAACTTTCTCGCCCTAGAGCAGGCCGAGCACGAAGGACCGATCATGGCGCCGCCTGTTTATTCGGCAACCGGCCAAAACGCCGAATCGGAAGAGAAAGAGGCCGAAAAAGATGAAAAGAAGGACGCCAAACCCGAAGCCAAAGAGGCGACGGAACAAAACGCGGTCCAAAACAATCGACAGCAGCAGGAGACGGAAGGTGCCGAATCCGAAGCCGATTCTTCCTCGGCAGAATCAAAGACAGTTCAGAAAAAACAGCTCGGAAGGTCAGAAAACCCTCCTCAGTTCAAACTGAAGGCAGGTGCTCCGTTCCAATTCAAGTTTGCGAATGCTCCGGTTCAGATGAAGGCGGGCAGCGGCGGTGGAGGCAGTGAAAGCTCAGGGCCAAGTGGGATTCCTGATGAGGTCATGGGCAAGATGGAATCGACTTTCAATACCGATTTCAGCAATGTCAATATCGTTCAAAACAGCAGCAAAGCTTCAGAAGCAGGAGCTTTGGCTTATGCCCAGGGAAATGATGTACACTTTGCTCCCGGCCAATTCAGCCCGGAAACTCCTGGTGGCCAGCAACTTCTAGGGCACGAACTTTCACACGTCGTCCAACAACGTCAAGGTAGAGTTCAGGCAAATTCAGCAGTCAACGGCATGGCGGTCAACAACGATCATGCCCTCGAAGCAGAAGCCGATGCCATGGGCGCCAAAGCTGCCCAGATGAAAGTCGACGCTTCGCCGGCTGCCAAAACACCCAGCACCGCAGCGGCTCCCGTATCAGCCCCCACGCAGCTCAAGGCAGATCCCAATGCAAAAACGGAGGGTAAATCAGCCAAGGAAAAGATGAAAAGGAAGATGGCCTTGGCCAGGTTGTCAACTATGATCCCACACTCGCCTTGGACGGATTTACCGACCATGAGGATAAAAACGAAGAGCAAGCAGGCGAAGAAAATGCCAAGAGCATCGGCGAAGTGCAGTCCGTCGATGAGGCCAATAAAGGCGGAGCCGAAGAAAACCAGCAAGAATCTTCCCAGTTGCCCGCAAATGTAACCGAGGCAACGCCGGTTGGGGACCAATCTGCGTCCGAGGACCTGCTTGAAGAGGAGTCGCCTGAAGCGGAAACAGAAGAAAAGCAATCCGAACCGGAGAGTGAAGAGGGCACAAAAGAGGGCGAGAATACGCCAACCGACGGTGTCGACGGCGCTACAAACGGCCAAGGTGCAAAAAAGGAAGGCGGAAAAGAAGGCGGAAAAGAGCAAAAGCAGTCGCTTGGCAAAGAAGGCGGAAACGATGCGGGCAAAGAACGTAATGCCAGCGGCGGAGCCAATGCGGAACCTGTGGCCCCGATCGAATCGGTGCCCGCGGTAATGGGCGACTTCGGTGCCTCCGAACCCAATCCACAATTGGCGGTGATGCCGATGGAATTGGCCAAAGGGCTTGGTGCAGACCAAATCGTGCAAGAAAATGGGGATGGCAGCGTCATCGTGAAGGGCGTCGATACCGAGGATGCGGAAACGGAAACAGAATCGATCGGCAGCGATACACCTATCCAAATGGCGCCCGATCCTGACCACCCGAAAAACAAGAAGAAGAAAAACGCGACCAAACCCGTTCAGAAGGTTCCGGAAGAGGTTACCAACCAGATTTTTGACAAAAAGCAAGCAGATGCACATGTGCTTGTGGATGCTTTTAAATCTGAAAACGAAGCGAAAGTCCAAACCCTCAAAAACCTTGCAGCGACCATTTCGCCTGCCATCGAGGCCAAGGCTACAGAATCAAAAGCCGTTGTAGAAGCCTCGGTCAACACCAATCGGCAAGCAATTGCCGATGACATCCTGGTCAAGCAGGAAGCTGCGCGCACGGAAGCAACAAGGATGGAAGGGGTCATCAAAGGCCAATACGATGCGACCCTCATCAAAATCAAGGCCTCAACGACCACCGAGAAGGGGCTACTCAAAGATGCCGCCGACAAGAGTGAGAAGGCGATTGCCAAGCTGGAAACCGATGCGATCAAGTCGGCAACCGATGCATTCAATGGCGCCGAGAAGGATGCCCGCGCAGCCGGAAAAACAGAATGCGATGCAGTGGACTCGAGAATTGCGGCACTGATCAGCGGCTATTCTGATCCCGAGGAGAAGGTCGTCACCGCTATGAAAAACGCGGCGACAGACGTCGGCAAAGCATTCAAAGAGAAGCTTGTCGAGGCAGCAAACGGAGTCGCAAATGAAATTCCAAAAGGCAAGGAAGCCTACCTCAAAGGCATTGCCGATAAGATCAAAGAGGCACGCGACAAGAATAAGGCCTTCTATGACGGTGGCATCCAACAGATTGAGGCCAGTGAAAAGGGTTCGATTGAGGCCGCAGATGCCAATCTGAAAGGCCAGAAGGATGCTGTCAAAGCGCTGCTCGAGGGGACCATCAAAAGCTTGGACGACTTGCAAACAAGTCAAGTCAAGGCGGTGGAAGACGCAGGCATTGCCTCGACCGACAACATTGACAAGATTGCCAAGGATTCGATCAAGGGCCTGACGGAGCAACTCAACAAGGCCGTCACGGACATCGAGAATCAGATCGCCGATACCGTCACCAAGGCTAGCGCCCAGAAAAATCCCGATGAGGCCGCCTTGAAGCAATTGCTCAAAGGTGTCAGTGCCAACATCACGAAGTCGATCGACGAGACCACCAAGAAAATCAATACGGGTGTCATCGATTCCGGCAAATCCATCAATGAGTCTGGCCTGGATACGGACGCTACGTTGATCGAAATGGCTGCCGATGCAGCGATCTTGTCGCAAGAACAGGTCGACGGCCAAGTAAAAACCCATGAAGAAGTCGAAAAAGGCTCGCAAAAAGCCTTTGACGACACCGCCAAACGCCATGATGAAGCAGCCAAAAAGGCTGTATCCGACATGGGCAAGGAAATGGACAAGGTCTGCAAAGAAACCGGAGACGGTTTCAAAAAGGCAGACGAGGGCTTGGCAGCCCAGTTCAAAACCAAAATTGCCGATCTCACAAAGGACTTGAAGGCGATCACCAAGGATCTTGATTCCGAGGTGAAGAAAAATGTAGACGAGGCAGCCGCAAAGGCGCGCGAACCTTGGTGGAAAACTGCCCTCAAGTGGATCGTGACCATTGTCGTGATGATTGTCGTCACGGCCTTGATCATTGCCTTCTGCCCGCTGACGCTCGGCGGATTGTTGTTGGCCTTTGCCATCGGATTCGCCGGGGCAGTCATCGCACTTTTCCTCAAAGATCTCATCGACGGCACCTTCCACTCCCTCTATGAATACTTCGTCGAGGGGGTAGCTGGCGGTATAGGGGGGATTTTCACACTTCTGGGTGGCAAACTCGGAGAAATGGCCGCCGGCGCAGCCGCCAAGTGGGTTACCAATGTCGCTGCAAAAGTCGTTGTCAAATTTGCTGCCGACGTCATTGTGGGAACGATCTGCGACACCATCGGCAGCGGTGTGCTTGAAATTGCCAAAAATCTTGCCCTCGGCAAAGAAGTCAGCTGGAACGTGTTCTTCACTGCGATGAAGGACAACCTCGTAAGCAACTTCCTCGGCAACTTCGGAGGCTCGTTGCTCGGTGCTTGGATCGGAAAAACCAAGATCGGCCAAACCATCGCCAAATGGATGGGCAAGGGTACGGGCGAAGTCGTCGAAAGTGCTGTTGAGGCCGAGGCAAAGGCACTCGCC comes from Bacteroidota bacterium and encodes:
- the hemE gene encoding uroporphyrinogen decarboxylase codes for the protein MMLKNDLLLRVARGESVERPPVWLMRQAGRFLSEYRAVREKAGSFKAMIANPEFAAEVSIQPVDLVGVDAAIIFSDILVIPEAIGLDYEMAKGEGPHFPETIRSTEGLKKLHAADMDGNLKHTFDAIRLLKAELAGRVPVIGFAGAPWTIFCYMTEGGGSKGFTVPRGLVYRDPVFAHALLERITVATIAYLRGQVAAGADIVQIFDSWAGLLGRAQYAEFAAPYIDRIVRAIPEVPVIVFAKDAFHSIDLIAAMPCQVIGLDWTADPAKAAVAAPGKTLQGNLDPAALYGTPKSVEKATLEMIAAFPQGRHIVNLGHGIYPDLPRENVIAMVDTVKNFRYSPILV
- a CDS encoding DUF839 domain-containing protein — protein: MHLKNFAVFFLFSLLLILTGCGRKKKEVSGNSFIFNPVDTSFTGKEFLLPGGNYKVERLYTEGDLEKVEWKGVMAPAKGKHDFIVFLPINGSATHGILWVNHESILPDTVMGHGGGASVLEVFRDSLLGWKSVGFPHAINFGSVGGTLHNCLGVLTPWGTILTSEEIEPANNFVRNPNDSTKKLLPDSSDFNGRPRWMNYGWMVEVDPLKREVLGKRHAMGRFMHEGNAAMADEKTFYMCDDEAPGAFFKFVADTARNLNSGQLYAWCMQADSNGKHWISIPRGRDTLLHARRHAFQRGASIFIRMEDIEQLPDGSFLITETGKDSVSLATAIAQGGKVMPHLEKYHVGKQIYDDRHGRILRYDPKTETMTVFLEGGQALEDRSIVLSNPDNLAYNKTRNMLVIQEDLNGTSGGRVPAKPGAVKICEIYFLDLKNPKPILDNLKRFAVIPAGCESTGACWSSDYSSLFFNIQNEGDKKIRRSRLMINL
- a CDS encoding DUF4157 domain-containing protein, encoding MKAGSGGGGSESSGPSGIPDEVMGKMESTFNTDFSNVNIVQNSSKASEAGALAYAQGNDVHFAPGQFSPETPGGQQLLGHELSHVVQQRQGRVQANSAVNGMAVNNDHALEAEADAMGAKAAQMKVDASPAAKTPSTAAAPVSAPTQLKADPNAKTEGKSAKEKMKRKMALARLSTMIPHSPWTDLPTMRIKTKSKQAKKMPRASAKCSPSMRPIKAEPKKTSKNLPSCPQM